From the Streptomyces syringium genome, one window contains:
- a CDS encoding MraY family glycosyltransferase, which yields MREYLLTLCVTAAVTYLLTGPVRKFAIAAGAMPEIRARDVHREPTPRLGGIAMFGGLCAGLLVAAHLSNLKSVFELSNEPRALLSGAGLIWLLGVLDDKWGVDALVKLGGQMIAAGVMVLQGLTILWIPVPGVGPVSLTPMQGTLLTVALVVITINAVNFVDGLDGLASGMVCIAAAAFFMYTYRIWFGYGLEAAAPATLFAAVLMGMCLGFLPHNMHPARIFMGDSGSMLIGLVLAAGAISVTGQLDPDALSLFVGSERAAVHATVPVYIPLLLPLTVIAVPVADLLLAIVRRTWNGQSPFAADRGHLHHRLLEIGHSHSRAVLIMYFWSALIAFGTVAYSVHSASVWILLVIVALSAVGLVLLLLPRFTPRAPRWAEAFVPPRYRRRKSVVVAAAAGAGAGGTAEGAGIGEQREPVPAGLHGATAIGDRSRFPHTRKISSHR from the coding sequence GTGCGTGAATATCTGCTGACGCTGTGCGTCACCGCAGCGGTCACTTATCTGCTGACGGGTCCGGTGCGGAAGTTCGCCATCGCGGCCGGGGCGATGCCGGAGATCCGCGCGCGGGACGTGCACCGCGAACCGACGCCGCGGCTCGGCGGTATCGCGATGTTCGGCGGGCTGTGCGCGGGACTGCTGGTGGCCGCGCACCTGTCGAACCTCAAGAGCGTCTTCGAGCTGTCCAACGAGCCCCGGGCGCTGCTCTCCGGGGCCGGGCTGATCTGGCTGCTCGGGGTGCTGGACGACAAGTGGGGCGTGGACGCCCTGGTCAAGCTCGGCGGGCAGATGATCGCCGCCGGTGTGATGGTGCTCCAGGGTCTGACGATCCTGTGGATCCCGGTGCCCGGTGTGGGCCCGGTCTCGCTCACGCCGATGCAGGGCACGCTGCTGACCGTCGCGCTGGTCGTCATCACCATCAACGCCGTGAACTTCGTGGACGGCCTGGACGGGCTGGCGTCGGGCATGGTCTGCATCGCCGCCGCCGCGTTCTTCATGTACACCTACCGGATCTGGTTCGGGTACGGGCTGGAGGCGGCCGCGCCCGCGACGCTGTTCGCGGCGGTCCTGATGGGCATGTGCCTGGGCTTCCTGCCGCACAACATGCACCCAGCCCGGATCTTCATGGGCGACTCCGGCTCGATGCTGATCGGCCTGGTGCTGGCGGCGGGCGCCATCTCGGTGACCGGGCAGCTCGACCCGGACGCGCTCAGTCTCTTCGTCGGTTCGGAGCGCGCGGCCGTGCATGCCACGGTGCCGGTCTACATCCCGCTGCTGCTGCCGCTCACGGTGATCGCGGTGCCCGTCGCGGACCTGCTGCTGGCCATCGTGCGCCGGACCTGGAACGGGCAGTCGCCGTTCGCCGCCGACCGCGGGCATCTGCACCACCGGCTGCTGGAAATCGGCCACTCGCACAGCCGCGCCGTATTGATCATGTATTTCTGGTCGGCGCTCATCGCCTTCGGCACCGTCGCCTATTCCGTGCACTCGGCGAGTGTCTGGATCTTGCTGGTCATCGTGGCGCTCAGCGCGGTCGGCCTGGTCCTTCTGCTGCTGCCGCGCTTCACCCCGCGCGCTCCGCGCTGGGCGGAGGCCTTCGTGCCGCCGCGCTACCGCCGCCGCAAGTCGGTCGTGGTGGCCGCGGCGGCAGGGGCGGGCGCCGGCGGGACGGCCGAGGGCGCGGGCATCGGGGAGCAGCGCGAGCCCGTTCCGGCGGGGCTGCACGGGGCGACGGCCATCGGCGACCGGTCGCGCTTCCCGCACACCAGGAAGATCAGCAGCCACCGTTGA